The following proteins come from a genomic window of Chryseobacterium glaciei:
- a CDS encoding transposase has protein sequence MKEGYIIRDQEKPHFITCTVVDWVDVFTRKNYRDVIIEALKYCKEHKGLILYGYVIMSNHIHLIVQSKEGKLSDLIRDFKKFTSKNILEKIQTEPESRREWMIERFSKSTESHSRNKTYQF, from the coding sequence ATGAAAGAAGGTTATATTATAAGAGATCAGGAGAAGCCACATTTTATAACCTGTACAGTTGTGGATTGGGTTGATGTCTTTACAAGAAAGAATTATAGAGATGTAATAATTGAAGCCCTAAAATATTGTAAAGAACATAAAGGTCTTATATTGTATGGCTATGTCATAATGAGTAATCATATTCACTTAATTGTACAATCGAAAGAAGGTAAACTATCAGATTTAATCAGGGATTTTAAAAAGTTTACATCAAAGAATATTTTAGAGAAAATACAAACAGAACCGGAAAGTAGGCGAGAATGGATGATTGAAAGATTTTCCAAATCAACAGAAAGTCATAGTAGAAACAAAACCTATCAATTCTAG